In Procambarus clarkii isolate CNS0578487 chromosome 50, FALCON_Pclarkii_2.0, whole genome shotgun sequence, one genomic interval encodes:
- the LOC123772795 gene encoding glucose dehydrogenase [FAD, quinone] isoform X1 encodes MVPRVGEWLSQAVLPLVRLLLTGVVMKAGHDRGHYHSSATILPQYDFIVVGGGSAGSVVASRLSEVQEWRVLLLEAGGLPPPESYVPGLSQTFYLPSDFTWQYDITPQKYSHKSFVGRRERLLQGRVLGGSSTVGGLLYKRGSRQDFDQWAALGNPGWDYQSVLPYFKMSENYMGPKHGMSETFHGRGGAMSVTPTRKRSALSQAFLRAGQQLGYHLIDPNGEDQIGFATSDYTVLDGVRGSTAEDFLRPAAARPNLHVVHSAMVHKILLNEDQRAVGVRFMHRGKTQEVQVLREVVVSAGALASPKILMLSGVGPREHLQEHGVPVVADLPGVGKNFQDHLNVLGLTWTVSPGIIKLPDFPASFQQYITTGTGPLAEPQGDKTSAWVTVRAGGEGGDANWPDVQCHVITPPLSYDRGLLTPELTSLDYGSFMKYFEPVFGKEGFNMACHLMRPKSRGTVTLKSNDPNDLPLIDPNFLSHPDDLSTLVSSVRFLLAVGNTSALATDLGAKFHDKPLPGCETQAFGSDAYWRCYVSHMAASYLHPAGTCKMGPATDPLSVVDHQLRVRGAGGVRVVDASVMPVVVSGNTNAPVIMIAEKASAMIKQDWGAT; translated from the exons ATGGTGCCGAGAGTAGGAGAATGGTTGAGCCAGGCGGTGTTACCATTGGTACGCCTGTTGTTGACCGGGGTGGTGATGAAGGCTGGTCACGACAGAGGTCATTACCACTCCTCCGCTACCATACTTCCACAATACGACTTCATCGTGG TGGGCGGAGGTTCAGCGGGCAGCGTTGTGGCGTCTCGCCTGTCGGAGGTCCAGGAGTGGcgggtgctgctgctggaggctgGAGGTCTCCCTCCTCCTGAGAGTTACGTCCCTGGCCTCTCTCAGACCTTCTACCTCCCCAGCGACTTCACTTGGCAATACGACATAACTCCGCAGAAATACTCACACAAGAGCTTCGTCGGAAGG AGAGAGCGGCTGCTACAGGGTCGGGTCCTGGGAGGCTCGTCGACTGTGGGCGGACTGCTGTACAAGCGCGGTAGCAGGCAGGATTTCGACCAGTGGGCTGCTCTAGGCAATCCAGGCTGGGACTACCAATCCGTCCTACCTTATTTCAAGATGTCTGAGAACTACATGGGACCGAAACATGGAATGAGTG AGACCTTCCATGGCCGGGGCGGGGCGATGTCAGTGACGCCTACAAGGAAGCGGTCAGCATTAAGCCAAGCATTCCTCCGAGCTGGCCAGCAACTTGGCTATCATCTTATTGATCCCAACGGAGAGGACCAGATCG GTTTTGCGACGTCTGACTACACGGTTCTGGATGGTGTTAGGGGGTCCACCGCAGAGGACTTCTTACGGCCAGCAGCAGCTCGACCCAACCTTCACGTGGTTCACAGCGCCATGGTCCACAAG ATTCTTCTGAATGAAGATCAGAGAGCAGTGGGTGTGCGGTTTATGCATCGAGGGAAG ACGCAGGAGGTGCAGGtgctgagggaggtggtggtgtcagCGGGGGCGCTGGCTTCCCCCAAGATCCTCATGCTCTCGGGTGTAGGGCCACGGGAACACCTGCAGGAACATGGG GTGCCAGTGGTTGCAGACCTACCAGGTGTGGGCAAGAACTTCCAGGACCACCTGAATGTCCTGGGCCTCACCTGGACAGTGTCTCCTGGAATCATCAAACTGCCTGACTTTCCAGCTTCCTTCCAGCAGTACATCACCACAGGAACAG GACCCCTGGCGGAGCCGCAAGGGGACAAGACCAGCGCATGGGTGACTGTCAGGGCAGGCGGTGAGGGGGGTGACGCCAACTGGCCTGACGTCCAGTGTCATGTCATCACGCCTCCGTTGTCATATGACAGGGGACTCCTCACCCCAGAGCTCACCAGTCTGGATTATGGC AGTTTCATGAAGTATTTCGAGCCAGTGTTTGGTAAGGAAGGATTCAACATGGCGTGCCACCTGATGCGACCCAAGAGCCGAGGCACGGTCACCCTCAAGTCCAATGACCCCAACGACCTACCTCTCATTGACCCCAATTTCCTCAGTCACCCCGATGACCTGTCGACACTAGTTAGTT CAGTAAGGTTTCTGCTGGCAGTAGGGAACACGTCTGCACTGGCAACTGACCTCGGAGCTAAGTTCCACGATAAG CCTCTGCCAGGGTGCGAGACTCAGGCCTTCGGCAGCGACGCCTACTGGAGGTGCTACGTAAGCCACATGGCTGCCAGTTACCTCCACCCCGCCGGCACCTGCAAGATGGGTCCTGCTACTGACCCTCTGAGCGTCGTGGACCACCAGCTCAG AGTCCGAGGCGCTGGGGGTGTGCGGGTGGTGGACGCTTCAGTGATGCCGGTAGTGGTCTCAGGCAACACTAACGCCCCTGTCATCATGATCGCTGAGAAAGCCTCCGCGATGATCAAACAGGACTGGGGAGCAACGTGA
- the LOC123772795 gene encoding glucose dehydrogenase [FAD, quinone] isoform X3: MTYQTNKREALTARCMRALHTSWPQCVNHHSRVTAETFHGRGGAMSVTPTRKRSALSQAFLRAGQQLGYHLIDPNGEDQIGFATSDYTVLDGVRGSTAEDFLRPAAARPNLHVVHSAMVHKILLNEDQRAVGVRFMHRGKTQEVQVLREVVVSAGALASPKILMLSGVGPREHLQEHGVPVVADLPGVGKNFQDHLNVLGLTWTVSPGIIKLPDFPASFQQYITTGTGPLAEPQGDKTSAWVTVRAGGEGGDANWPDVQCHVITPPLSYDRGLLTPELTSLDYGSFMKYFEPVFGKEGFNMACHLMRPKSRGTVTLKSNDPNDLPLIDPNFLSHPDDLSTLVSSVRFLLAVGNTSALATDLGAKFHDKPLPGCETQAFGSDAYWRCYVSHMAASYLHPAGTCKMGPATDPLSVVDHQLRVRGAGGVRVVDASVMPVVVSGNTNAPVIMIAEKASAMIKQDWGAT, encoded by the exons atgacttaccaaacgaacaagagagaagcattgacagctagatgcatgcgagctctccatacgagctggccgcaatgcgtaaatcaccactcacgagtgaccgcag AGACCTTCCATGGCCGGGGCGGGGCGATGTCAGTGACGCCTACAAGGAAGCGGTCAGCATTAAGCCAAGCATTCCTCCGAGCTGGCCAGCAACTTGGCTATCATCTTATTGATCCCAACGGAGAGGACCAGATCG GTTTTGCGACGTCTGACTACACGGTTCTGGATGGTGTTAGGGGGTCCACCGCAGAGGACTTCTTACGGCCAGCAGCAGCTCGACCCAACCTTCACGTGGTTCACAGCGCCATGGTCCACAAG ATTCTTCTGAATGAAGATCAGAGAGCAGTGGGTGTGCGGTTTATGCATCGAGGGAAG ACGCAGGAGGTGCAGGtgctgagggaggtggtggtgtcagCGGGGGCGCTGGCTTCCCCCAAGATCCTCATGCTCTCGGGTGTAGGGCCACGGGAACACCTGCAGGAACATGGG GTGCCAGTGGTTGCAGACCTACCAGGTGTGGGCAAGAACTTCCAGGACCACCTGAATGTCCTGGGCCTCACCTGGACAGTGTCTCCTGGAATCATCAAACTGCCTGACTTTCCAGCTTCCTTCCAGCAGTACATCACCACAGGAACAG GACCCCTGGCGGAGCCGCAAGGGGACAAGACCAGCGCATGGGTGACTGTCAGGGCAGGCGGTGAGGGGGGTGACGCCAACTGGCCTGACGTCCAGTGTCATGTCATCACGCCTCCGTTGTCATATGACAGGGGACTCCTCACCCCAGAGCTCACCAGTCTGGATTATGGC AGTTTCATGAAGTATTTCGAGCCAGTGTTTGGTAAGGAAGGATTCAACATGGCGTGCCACCTGATGCGACCCAAGAGCCGAGGCACGGTCACCCTCAAGTCCAATGACCCCAACGACCTACCTCTCATTGACCCCAATTTCCTCAGTCACCCCGATGACCTGTCGACACTAGTTAGTT CAGTAAGGTTTCTGCTGGCAGTAGGGAACACGTCTGCACTGGCAACTGACCTCGGAGCTAAGTTCCACGATAAG CCTCTGCCAGGGTGCGAGACTCAGGCCTTCGGCAGCGACGCCTACTGGAGGTGCTACGTAAGCCACATGGCTGCCAGTTACCTCCACCCCGCCGGCACCTGCAAGATGGGTCCTGCTACTGACCCTCTGAGCGTCGTGGACCACCAGCTCAG AGTCCGAGGCGCTGGGGGTGTGCGGGTGGTGGACGCTTCAGTGATGCCGGTAGTGGTCTCAGGCAACACTAACGCCCCTGTCATCATGATCGCTGAGAAAGCCTCCGCGATGATCAAACAGGACTGGGGAGCAACGTGA
- the LOC123772795 gene encoding glucose dehydrogenase [FAD, quinone] isoform X2, translating to MVPRVGEWLSQAVLPLVRLLLTGVVMKAGHDRGHYHSSATILPQYDFIVVGGGSAGSVVASRLSEVQEWRVLLLEAGGLPPPESYVPGLSQTFYLPSDFTWQYDITPQKYSHKSFVGRRERLLQGRVLGGSSTVGGLLYKRGSRQDFDQWAALGNPGWDYQSVLPYFKMSENYMGPKHGMSETFHGRGGAMSVTPTRKRSALSQAFLRAGQQLGYHLIDPNGEDQIGFATSDYTVLDGVRGSTAEDFLRPAAARPNLHVVHSAMVHKILLNEDQRAVGVRFMHRGKTQEVQVLREVVVSAGALASPKILMLSGVGPREHLQEHGVPVVADLPGVGKNFQDHLNVLGLTWTVSPGIIKLPDFPASFQQYITTGTGPLAEPQGDKTSAWVTVRAGGEGGDANWPDVQCHVITPPLSYDRGLLTPELTSLDYGSFMKYFEPVFGKEGFNMACHLMRPKSRGTVTLKSNDPNDLPLIDPNFLSHPDDLSTLVSLRFLLAVGNTSALATDLGAKFHDKPLPGCETQAFGSDAYWRCYVSHMAASYLHPAGTCKMGPATDPLSVVDHQLRVRGAGGVRVVDASVMPVVVSGNTNAPVIMIAEKASAMIKQDWGAT from the exons ATGGTGCCGAGAGTAGGAGAATGGTTGAGCCAGGCGGTGTTACCATTGGTACGCCTGTTGTTGACCGGGGTGGTGATGAAGGCTGGTCACGACAGAGGTCATTACCACTCCTCCGCTACCATACTTCCACAATACGACTTCATCGTGG TGGGCGGAGGTTCAGCGGGCAGCGTTGTGGCGTCTCGCCTGTCGGAGGTCCAGGAGTGGcgggtgctgctgctggaggctgGAGGTCTCCCTCCTCCTGAGAGTTACGTCCCTGGCCTCTCTCAGACCTTCTACCTCCCCAGCGACTTCACTTGGCAATACGACATAACTCCGCAGAAATACTCACACAAGAGCTTCGTCGGAAGG AGAGAGCGGCTGCTACAGGGTCGGGTCCTGGGAGGCTCGTCGACTGTGGGCGGACTGCTGTACAAGCGCGGTAGCAGGCAGGATTTCGACCAGTGGGCTGCTCTAGGCAATCCAGGCTGGGACTACCAATCCGTCCTACCTTATTTCAAGATGTCTGAGAACTACATGGGACCGAAACATGGAATGAGTG AGACCTTCCATGGCCGGGGCGGGGCGATGTCAGTGACGCCTACAAGGAAGCGGTCAGCATTAAGCCAAGCATTCCTCCGAGCTGGCCAGCAACTTGGCTATCATCTTATTGATCCCAACGGAGAGGACCAGATCG GTTTTGCGACGTCTGACTACACGGTTCTGGATGGTGTTAGGGGGTCCACCGCAGAGGACTTCTTACGGCCAGCAGCAGCTCGACCCAACCTTCACGTGGTTCACAGCGCCATGGTCCACAAG ATTCTTCTGAATGAAGATCAGAGAGCAGTGGGTGTGCGGTTTATGCATCGAGGGAAG ACGCAGGAGGTGCAGGtgctgagggaggtggtggtgtcagCGGGGGCGCTGGCTTCCCCCAAGATCCTCATGCTCTCGGGTGTAGGGCCACGGGAACACCTGCAGGAACATGGG GTGCCAGTGGTTGCAGACCTACCAGGTGTGGGCAAGAACTTCCAGGACCACCTGAATGTCCTGGGCCTCACCTGGACAGTGTCTCCTGGAATCATCAAACTGCCTGACTTTCCAGCTTCCTTCCAGCAGTACATCACCACAGGAACAG GACCCCTGGCGGAGCCGCAAGGGGACAAGACCAGCGCATGGGTGACTGTCAGGGCAGGCGGTGAGGGGGGTGACGCCAACTGGCCTGACGTCCAGTGTCATGTCATCACGCCTCCGTTGTCATATGACAGGGGACTCCTCACCCCAGAGCTCACCAGTCTGGATTATGGC AGTTTCATGAAGTATTTCGAGCCAGTGTTTGGTAAGGAAGGATTCAACATGGCGTGCCACCTGATGCGACCCAAGAGCCGAGGCACGGTCACCCTCAAGTCCAATGACCCCAACGACCTACCTCTCATTGACCCCAATTTCCTCAGTCACCCCGATGACCTGTCGACACTAGTTAGTT TAAGGTTTCTGCTGGCAGTAGGGAACACGTCTGCACTGGCAACTGACCTCGGAGCTAAGTTCCACGATAAG CCTCTGCCAGGGTGCGAGACTCAGGCCTTCGGCAGCGACGCCTACTGGAGGTGCTACGTAAGCCACATGGCTGCCAGTTACCTCCACCCCGCCGGCACCTGCAAGATGGGTCCTGCTACTGACCCTCTGAGCGTCGTGGACCACCAGCTCAG AGTCCGAGGCGCTGGGGGTGTGCGGGTGGTGGACGCTTCAGTGATGCCGGTAGTGGTCTCAGGCAACACTAACGCCCCTGTCATCATGATCGCTGAGAAAGCCTCCGCGATGATCAAACAGGACTGGGGAGCAACGTGA
- the LOC123772686 gene encoding angiopoietin-2: MQAGCVCAVVAVVPAWLLPLLLVSALPDNKVDQRDYSDLAQDAIKQIQDEQRGVDESINALLENVDILTDALSAHLTLDDESGTQDVEDRDNLTHRLLDKLEELDCVHKAHDDENLQLKEENAYLKTQLYLVEKKSRSHNNGERLEKDNQQLKANIQQVKEDAKFAKAEIRKVQVDARLVKEENIQLKKEIQLVEEEYWKTLDDIRLLEEEIRVLKADIQKAEEDAKQVKGKKRELELAEMEAQERDTKASKRIAELERMVQQLQEMNNKTESEKRLVEDQLPLLKKEKRDVEDQLSLLQQSKKEFENHLLQFEKEKREIEDHLSLMEDNMRDVEDQLCLAKKEKKVVEDQLSVIEDEVRNLRAGNTTLNNEVGKKAQQIISAKNEMSRIDEKEHQECKRSVHKLFTRAKTAKDCAELYCRGARMNGVYVIKPDRKGQQVSAWCDMTSNGGGWTVFIKRDKKAIPQVSFAKDWTQYKTGFGNISTEYWLGLEWLYQLTKPSPQTLLLSATNMHGEPGWAIWSIFRVKAESTGFQLLVNEYQEKSTMGDQLVQHLNHSDMRFSTHDRDHDRWSGSSCARIYGEGGGWWYRACSWFFPTTSHGNLRTYYWKPRADKWVYLSQLQMMVRPQIFPACRE; encoded by the exons ATGCAGGCGggttgtgtgtgtgcggtggtggcaGTCGTGCCTGCCTGGCTACTGCCTCTTCTCTTGGTATCCGCTCTCCCGGATAACAAGGTCGATCAGAGAGATTACTCTGACCTGGCCCAGGATGCTATAAAACAAATACAGGACGAACAGCGAGGCGTCGATGAAA GTATAAATGCATTGTTGGAGAATGTTGACATCCTAACTGATGCGCTCTCCGCTCACCTCACTCTTGATGATGAGAGTGGTACACAAG ATGTCGAGGACAGGGACAACCTCACCCACCGCCTACTCGACAAACTGGAGGAACTGGACTGTGTCCACAAAGCTCACGATGATGAAAATCTCCAGCTAAAGGAGGAAAATGCTTACCTAAAAACACAGCTCTATTTGGTTGAGAAGAAAAGCAGGAGCCATAACAACGGAGAACGCCTTGAAAAGGATAATCAACAACTAAAGGCCAACATTCAACAAGTAAAAGAGGATGCGAAATTTGCGAAGGCTGAGATTCGTAAAGTGCAGGTGGATGCGAGGCTGGTTAAGGAGGAAAATATTCAATTGAAAAAGGAGATTCAATTGGTAGAGGAAGAATACTGGAAGACTTTAGACGATATTCGCTTATTAGAGGAGGAGATACGTGTACTGAAAGCCGACATTCAAAAGGCGGAGGAGGACGCCAAACAGGTGAAGGGAAAGaagcgagagctggagctcgcagAAATGGAAGCCCAGGAGAGGGACACGAAGGCGTCGAAGAGGATCGCTGAACTAGAGAGAATGGTCCAACAGCTGCAAGAGATGAACAATAAGACTGAAAGTGAGAAGAGACTTGTTGAAGACCAACTCCCACTCTTGAAGAAGGAGAAGAGGGATGTTGAAGACCAGCTCTCACTCTTGCAGCAGAGTAAAAAAGAATTTGAAAACCACCTCTTACAATTTgagaaggaaaagagagagaTTGAAGACCATCTGTCTCTTATGGAGGATAACATGAGAGACGTTGAAGACCAACTCTGCCTCGCGAAGAAGGAGAAGAAAGTTGTTGAAGACCAACTCTCCGTCATCGAAGATGAGGTCAGAAACTTACGAGCAGGAAACACGACTCTAAACAATGAAGTAGGAAAAAAGGCACAGCAAATTATTAGTGCCAAAAATGAAATGAGTCGCATAGATGAAAAGGAACACCAGGAATGCAAGAGAAGTGTTCACAAATTGTTCACAAG GGCGAAGACAGCCAAAGACTGTGCTGAACTGTACTGCCGGGGAGCGAGGATGAATGGTGTCTACGTCATCAAACCGGACAG GAAGGGTCAGCAAGTGTCAGCCTGGTGTGACATGACTAGCAACGGAG GAGGATGGACGGTGTTCATCAAGAGAGACAAGAAGGCTATTCCCCAGGTGAGCTTCGCCAAAGACTGGACGCAGTACAAGACTGGCTTCGGTAACATCTCCACGGAGTATTGGttag GGTTGGAGTGGTTGTACCAGTTGACCAAGCCCTCGCCCCAGACCCTGCTGCTGTCCGCCACCAACATGCATGGTGAACCCGGCTGGGCGATCTGGTCCATCTTCCGCGTCAAAGCCGAGAGTACCGG GTTCCAGTTGCTGGTGAACGAGTACCAAGAGAAGAGTACCATGGGGGACCAACTTGTACAGCACCTCAACCACAGTGATATGAGGTTCTCCACCCACGATAGAGATCATGACCGCTGGTCAG GTAGTTCCTGTGCTCGGATATACGGAGAGGGAGGCGGATGGTGGTACAGGGCTTGCAGCTGGTTTTTCCCTACCACTTCCCACGGTAACTTAAGGACATACTACTGGAAACCGAGGGCCGATAAGTGGGTTTATCTCAGCCAGTTGCAAATGATGGTACGACCCCAAATCTTCCCAGCCTGTCGCGAGTGA